The following are encoded in a window of Butyrivibrio sp. AE3004 genomic DNA:
- a CDS encoding HD domain-containing protein codes for MEKIEEAIIYATIMHQGRTRKLGEKPFILHPLEVAQILSTMTDDEDIITAGILHDIVEDTDGTLNEIEKRFGKRVADLVNSESENKYPEESRGTSWKRRKEESLLVLKNSSDIGVKMLWLADKLSNIRSLAGAYSEKGEEIWESLNQSDPEQHRWYYQSIGEIVELSLNKTGAFKEFIKHVNFIWPGTFDYRKARYRKYKEVSIDGCKMIGWGSKSKVYRYNDELVIKVFNQNNTYRDVEREIAHSRKAFVLGVPTAISFGIVSVGNRYGAMYELLDSETISTLIAKNPALAEKYAKKMAYICREIHNIKVSKEDGFTSVKSRINNYLFGGVEIEDEALAKKCKELIDNVPNTNNLVHGDFHTGNVFLHNGELLLIDLDRLSTGHPIFEISDIYYFYVILGENDPSVIENFMGFSYEISKQFFDCFLRSYLDTDDEDRLKKVIEKAAFLCYIRMVHKIHMQERLTDKDKELIGSYLDRIRELLQKFDALEF; via the coding sequence ATGGAAAAAATTGAGGAAGCTATTATTTATGCGACTATCATGCATCAGGGAAGGACTCGCAAATTGGGAGAGAAACCTTTTATTTTGCATCCCCTGGAGGTGGCGCAAATCCTTTCTACAATGACAGACGATGAGGATATCATAACTGCCGGAATACTTCACGATATTGTAGAGGATACTGATGGTACTCTGAACGAGATAGAAAAGAGATTTGGGAAAAGAGTGGCAGATCTTGTAAATTCCGAATCCGAGAATAAGTATCCGGAGGAGAGTCGTGGTACATCATGGAAACGGCGAAAGGAAGAATCACTGCTTGTCCTTAAAAACAGTTCTGATATAGGAGTAAAGATGCTCTGGCTGGCTGACAAGCTCTCTAACATCAGGTCTCTGGCGGGAGCATATTCCGAGAAAGGTGAGGAGATATGGGAATCGCTTAATCAGAGCGATCCGGAACAGCATAGATGGTACTACCAAAGTATTGGCGAGATAGTGGAACTATCTCTGAACAAGACCGGAGCATTTAAAGAGTTCATTAAACATGTCAATTTTATATGGCCGGGAACCTTTGATTATAGAAAAGCCAGATACAGGAAATATAAAGAGGTTTCTATAGATGGCTGTAAAATGATCGGATGGGGATCTAAAAGCAAGGTATACCGCTATAATGATGAACTGGTAATCAAGGTCTTCAATCAGAATAATACATATCGTGATGTGGAGAGGGAAATAGCACATAGCAGAAAAGCCTTTGTTTTAGGCGTGCCGACAGCGATTTCCTTTGGTATTGTGTCTGTAGGTAACAGATATGGAGCAATGTATGAACTGCTTGATTCAGAGACAATTTCGACACTGATTGCAAAAAATCCTGCGCTGGCTGAAAAGTATGCTAAAAAAATGGCATATATTTGCCGGGAAATCCACAATATTAAGGTTAGTAAGGAAGATGGATTCACATCGGTAAAGAGCCGGATTAACAACTATCTTTTCGGCGGAGTGGAAATTGAGGATGAAGCTCTTGCTAAAAAATGTAAAGAATTGATTGATAATGTTCCAAATACAAATAATCTTGTTCATGGAGATTTTCATACAGGAAATGTATTTTTACATAACGGAGAACTGCTACTTATAGATTTGGACAGACTTTCCACCGGACATCCTATTTTTGAAATCAGTGATATTTACTATTTTTATGTGATACTTGGAGAAAATGATCCTTCGGTTATTGAAAATTTTATGGGTTTTTCATATGAGATCTCAAAACAGTTTTTTGATTGCTTCCTAAGATCCTATTTGGATACAGACGACGAAGACCGACTAAAAAAAGTGATAGAGAAAGCCGCCTTTTTATGCTACATCAGGATGGTACATAAAATCCATATGCAGGAGAGACTGACTGATAAAGATAAAGAATTGATCGGCAGCTATCTGGATAGAATACGGGAGCTGTTACAAAAATTCGATGCTTTGGAATTTTAA
- a CDS encoding bifunctional diguanylate cyclase/phosphodiesterase, with protein sequence MINWISPFNYDFALATIPIQIILLVFYGVRRNLPIRQSTCFWLVMVANLVMTSADIISCEMNEIWTAFPLWIMYAINHAYFLGFIIRGWALFAYTAESAHSHRNNYIFRIVTAIPAATACFLILSTPWTATIYTFTEDGYHNCFLYKIIYFSTYFYLIISLILVIYNWLKLSRRMKAGLFSFNVVLLFGILIRKQFYHMLVTSYFSIIAILIIFLTSENPDLYRESRTRLMNKNALDRIGLDYWENKRPFSIMTISIHNYEASKSVYSINKVNDGLRAVASWLIKTYPKAYHFYTRNGNFVIFMKGRLQTDPRMIMEDWKEQYDIQQRFYYGDIPLKLSAMLLPDYLILNNELLTGDLARYGIANAYNENRRGNYVFSDKLIEGVKKQKAVERAIKNAVSDNRFEVYFQPIYGTKEGRVCGAEALARLKDPVIGDIPPLDFIPIAEKNGDIMEIGRQIFEKVCIFLERIDPSELGIDFINVNLSPTQCMNHNLSGEFSDIAAKHNVPMDIFDFEITESMVDDYEMIQMQIAELQAVGAELSLDDFGTGASNLTSLMNLPIHVVKVDMTFTESYFAGKADFLPDLMRLFRYANMEVVVEGIETAQMKKKMAEMGCDYEQGFYFSRPIPPDDFVKFMEDEIDLLHEWNVEDSSDIEETQFDDISDRSEKYFKLQEENERLKKEADANRKIAELKESVSALLTNMPAMTFSKDVVTRKYLACNQAFADYAHKETPDGVVGLTDFEIFDWDTAMHFIEDDKKALSMDKPYIFYENVPDATGHQRRFQTTKLKFTDDTGRQCLLGLCQDVTDAMRIKNEYTERLAKVQSQAHIDALTGVKNKNAYQDEERKLDNLIMSGECPEFAVTIFDVNDLKKINDTKGHKAGDDYIRNACSIICREFKFSPVYRIGGDEFVVISKGEDYKNITELVNIIRKRNEEALGDGGIVIACGTSSYENDDSVASVFTRADKNMYENKNDLKKRRTD encoded by the coding sequence ATGATTAATTGGATCAGTCCCTTCAACTATGACTTTGCGTTAGCAACAATTCCTATTCAGATTATATTGCTTGTTTTTTATGGAGTCAGAAGGAATCTGCCTATAAGACAGAGCACCTGTTTCTGGCTTGTTATGGTTGCAAATCTTGTTATGACCTCCGCTGACATTATCTCCTGTGAGATGAACGAGATATGGACAGCTTTTCCGTTATGGATTATGTATGCCATAAATCATGCCTATTTTCTTGGGTTTATCATAAGAGGATGGGCTCTTTTTGCGTATACGGCAGAGTCCGCACACAGTCATAGAAACAATTATATTTTCAGGATCGTGACAGCAATTCCGGCTGCCACAGCCTGTTTTTTGATACTGTCTACGCCATGGACAGCAACTATATATACGTTTACGGAAGACGGCTATCATAACTGTTTTCTATATAAAATCATTTATTTTAGCACATATTTCTATCTGATAATCTCACTAATACTGGTAATATACAATTGGTTAAAACTATCAAGAAGGATGAAAGCGGGCCTTTTTTCCTTCAATGTTGTTCTCCTGTTTGGAATACTGATAAGGAAACAGTTTTATCATATGCTTGTGACCAGTTACTTCAGCATTATAGCAATCCTTATTATTTTCCTGACCTCAGAGAATCCTGATCTATACAGAGAAAGCAGGACAAGACTCATGAATAAGAATGCTTTGGACCGAATCGGGCTTGACTATTGGGAAAATAAGAGACCTTTCAGTATTATGACAATCTCCATTCACAATTATGAAGCATCCAAATCGGTATACAGCATTAATAAGGTGAACGACGGATTGAGGGCCGTTGCAAGCTGGCTAATTAAGACTTATCCAAAGGCTTATCATTTTTATACCCGAAACGGAAACTTTGTTATTTTTATGAAAGGGCGTCTCCAAACCGATCCCAGAATGATTATGGAGGACTGGAAGGAGCAGTATGATATTCAACAGAGATTTTATTATGGTGATATACCGCTGAAGCTTTCTGCTATGTTGTTGCCGGATTATCTGATATTGAATAATGAGCTACTTACAGGTGATCTTGCAAGATATGGTATTGCAAATGCATATAATGAAAATAGGCGGGGAAATTATGTATTTTCGGATAAACTGATTGAGGGAGTAAAAAAGCAAAAAGCTGTGGAAAGAGCTATAAAAAACGCTGTTTCAGACAATCGCTTTGAAGTATATTTTCAGCCTATTTACGGTACTAAAGAGGGAAGGGTATGCGGAGCAGAGGCACTTGCGAGATTAAAGGATCCTGTTATCGGGGATATTCCGCCACTTGATTTTATTCCGATTGCGGAAAAAAATGGCGATATTATGGAAATTGGAAGGCAGATATTTGAAAAGGTCTGCATTTTTCTGGAAAGGATAGACCCTTCTGAACTTGGGATTGATTTTATAAATGTAAATCTTTCGCCCACACAGTGCATGAACCATAATTTATCCGGAGAATTTTCCGATATTGCTGCTAAACATAATGTACCAATGGACATTTTTGATTTTGAGATAACTGAATCCATGGTGGATGACTATGAAATGATTCAGATGCAGATAGCGGAGCTTCAGGCTGTTGGTGCTGAGCTTTCACTTGATGATTTCGGGACAGGAGCTTCTAATCTCACAAGTCTTATGAATCTTCCAATCCATGTTGTAAAGGTAGATATGACTTTTACGGAATCTTATTTTGCTGGTAAAGCTGATTTTTTGCCTGATTTAATGAGGCTTTTCAGATATGCTAATATGGAAGTGGTCGTAGAGGGAATAGAGACAGCCCAAATGAAGAAAAAGATGGCAGAGATGGGCTGTGATTATGAGCAGGGCTTTTATTTTTCAAGGCCTATTCCACCTGATGATTTTGTGAAGTTCATGGAAGATGAAATTGATCTTTTGCATGAATGGAATGTGGAAGATAGTTCAGATATAGAGGAAACGCAGTTTGATGATATTTCCGATAGGTCTGAAAAATATTTCAAGCTTCAGGAAGAGAATGAGCGTCTGAAAAAGGAAGCGGATGCCAATAGGAAAATAGCGGAATTAAAGGAATCAGTGTCCGCTTTGCTTACCAATATGCCTGCCATGACTTTTTCAAAAGATGTGGTTACCAGAAAATATCTGGCTTGTAATCAGGCCTTTGCTGATTATGCGCATAAAGAGACACCGGATGGTGTTGTGGGACTGACAGATTTTGAGATTTTTGACTGGGATACAGCAATGCATTTTATTGAGGATGATAAAAAAGCATTGTCTATGGATAAACCTTATATATTTTATGAAAATGTGCCGGATGCTACCGGACATCAGAGACGGTTTCAAACTACAAAACTGAAATTTACAGATGATACGGGGCGTCAATGCCTGCTTGGACTGTGTCAGGATGTGACCGATGCCATGCGCATCAAGAACGAATATACGGAGCGTCTTGCAAAGGTTCAGAGTCAGGCTCACATTGATGCATTGACCGGTGTAAAAAATAAAAATGCATATCAGGATGAAGAGAGAAAGCTGGATAATCTCATCATGAGCGGGGAATGTCCTGAATTTGCCGTTACGATATTCGATGTTAATGACCTGAAGAAAATTAATGATACTAAAGGTCATAAGGCAGGAGATGACTACATTCGTAATGCCTGCTCTATTATATGCAGAGAGTTTAAATTTAGTCCGGTGTACCGCATAGGCGGTGATGAGTTTGTGGTAATTTCTAAGGGAGAGGATTACAAAAACATTACTGAACTTGTAAATATTATCAGGAAACGCAATGAAGAAGCACTTGGAGATGGTGGAATTGTAATAGCCTGCGGAACATCCAGTTATGAAAACGATGACAGCGTAGCATCGGTATTTACGCGTGCGGATAAGAATATGTACGAGAATAAAAACGATCTTAAAAAGCGCAGGACAGATTAA
- a CDS encoding family 43 glycosylhydrolase yields MKKFIKGANPYMPLWEHVPDGEPRVFEHDNKKRVYVYGSHDIEKDKYCGRNYVVWSAPVEDLTDWTCHGVAYETHYDSVLYAPDVVKRGDTYYMYATEHCGSLVVVASSKTPWGPFENPVETKLGFDPGILVDDDDRVYAYWGGCAAPCYIAELEDDMATIKEGTLVENPLGHSTCPWNPVDDGHISLIDGFFEASSPRKVMGKYVYIYSKRYEKPVPELGVYTENNGFLSYRFSDSPFGPFHDGGDISFNGGEILHDSEGKGTMTYQWGNNHGSIMEVNGKWYVFYHRQTGVNEYSRQAMLEPIEVAMGTDGNLYIGDVKFIGGEPVSTKPVEMTSQGPHINGIDAFSWISSGYACHIFGSKKHAYVRPSYEQIDDLSTPVVGITDGTTVGFRYLQFGANSPKTVTVILEEAKKVKVKVRIDSYQGREIAELSFDGDVTKATAKITTGVIGKHAVYFEFISDDPEETCIFDRFTFDE; encoded by the coding sequence ATGAAGAAGTTTATAAAGGGGGCTAATCCGTATATGCCGCTCTGGGAGCATGTTCCGGATGGCGAGCCGAGAGTTTTTGAACATGACAATAAAAAAAGAGTATACGTATACGGATCACATGATATTGAAAAGGATAAGTACTGTGGCAGAAACTATGTGGTATGGTCTGCACCTGTTGAGGATCTTACTGATTGGACCTGCCATGGTGTAGCTTATGAGACACACTATGATTCCGTACTTTATGCACCGGATGTTGTAAAACGCGGTGATACCTATTACATGTACGCTACGGAACATTGCGGAAGTCTTGTGGTAGTTGCAAGCTCTAAAACACCCTGGGGACCTTTTGAAAATCCTGTGGAGACAAAGCTTGGTTTTGATCCGGGTATTCTGGTAGATGATGATGACAGAGTATACGCATATTGGGGAGGCTGCGCTGCACCCTGCTATATTGCCGAGCTTGAGGATGACATGGCTACAATAAAGGAAGGAACACTTGTGGAGAATCCTCTCGGACATTCAACCTGTCCGTGGAATCCTGTAGACGATGGGCATATTTCATTGATTGACGGATTTTTTGAAGCCTCAAGTCCCCGTAAGGTTATGGGGAAATATGTCTACATATATTCAAAGCGATATGAGAAACCGGTTCCGGAGCTTGGTGTTTACACCGAAAATAACGGATTTCTTTCTTATAGATTCAGCGACAGTCCCTTTGGACCTTTTCATGATGGCGGTGACATAAGCTTTAACGGTGGAGAGATACTTCACGATTCTGAAGGCAAAGGTACCATGACTTACCAGTGGGGTAATAATCATGGGTCAATCATGGAAGTGAACGGAAAGTGGTATGTATTTTATCATCGCCAGACAGGTGTAAACGAGTATTCGAGACAGGCAATGCTTGAGCCAATCGAAGTTGCTATGGGAACCGATGGAAATCTTTATATTGGCGATGTGAAGTTTATCGGAGGAGAGCCGGTTTCGACAAAGCCTGTGGAGATGACCTCTCAGGGACCTCATATAAACGGCATTGATGCGTTTTCATGGATTTCATCAGGTTATGCCTGCCATATTTTCGGAAGTAAAAAACATGCCTATGTACGCCCTTCCTACGAGCAAATAGATGATCTTTCCACTCCTGTTGTGGGGATTACGGATGGAACAACTGTGGGCTTTAGGTACCTGCAGTTTGGAGCTAATTCTCCGAAGACGGTTACTGTAATTCTTGAAGAGGCAAAGAAGGTTAAGGTCAAGGTCCGCATCGATTCCTATCAGGGACGTGAAATTGCAGAGCTTTCATTTGATGGTGACGTGACCAAAGCTACTGCAAAGATAACAACAGGTGTTATCGGAAAACATGCTGTATATTTTGAATTTATTTCAGATGATCCTGAAGAAACCTGTATTTTTGACAGATTTACTTTTGATGAGTAA
- a CDS encoding nucleoside/nucleotide kinase family protein, producing the protein MNHNYRVNINGIDVDASYSEESVNNIFLPLLSELSQSQKEKGGRLLVLLAAPPGAGKSTLCSFLQKLSEEHDEFKDLQAIGMDGFHRRQEYLLTHNTIRDGAEVRMVDIKGAPITFDLDLLKQRIKELFEKEKTPWPSYDRHLHNPVENAILVEKDIVLLEGNYLLLDEDGWREIKDYADYTISIKADENMLRGRLIDRKIKSGNTRKAAERFVDFSDMTNVRLCLNKTIKADLELTLNQYGNLIS; encoded by the coding sequence ATGAATCATAACTACCGTGTAAATATAAACGGAATAGATGTAGATGCATCCTACAGCGAGGAATCAGTTAATAATATTTTCCTACCGTTGCTATCAGAATTGTCGCAGTCTCAGAAGGAAAAGGGTGGGAGACTTCTTGTATTGCTGGCAGCACCTCCCGGTGCCGGAAAGAGTACACTGTGCAGTTTTTTACAAAAGCTGTCTGAGGAACATGATGAATTTAAGGACCTTCAGGCGATTGGGATGGATGGATTCCACAGAAGGCAGGAGTATCTGCTGACACATAACACAATCCGCGATGGAGCAGAAGTGCGAATGGTCGATATCAAAGGGGCACCGATAACCTTTGATCTGGACTTATTAAAACAACGAATAAAAGAGCTTTTTGAGAAAGAAAAGACACCCTGGCCATCTTATGACAGACACCTTCACAACCCCGTTGAGAACGCAATCTTAGTGGAAAAAGACATAGTTCTTCTGGAGGGCAATTATCTGCTGCTTGATGAAGACGGATGGAGAGAAATAAAGGATTATGCTGATTATACAATCTCTATAAAGGCCGATGAAAACATGCTGCGTGGGCGACTTATTGACAGAAAAATAAAGAGCGGAAACACTCGAAAAGCCGCTGAAAGGTTTGTGGATTTCAGTGATATGACAAACGTCAGACTCTGTCTTAATAAGACGATTAAGGCTGATCTGGAACTGACTCTTAATCAGTATGGAAATTTGATTTCTTGA
- a CDS encoding sensor domain-containing diguanylate cyclase, producing MQSRKNKVGLGRIVIYISALVIVMVIIIRIFNALYDVSKQNIIGIWRNRTREMAQEFSAYLRIPMDAVSFSAAKINAMEEEGTTTEEVGAYLINETETYAKVIRDNNTGVYGYYKGTYLDGSGWEPPEDYDPLSRPWYIDAVRGDGKIVAVKPYMNLQTFAYMMSISQLLDDKESVVSMDIYIDGVQKMMEDSAKDKTIKEAFVIDYDGYIIAHSEASHLEKHLYDDGEEIDKKIYDAILNTNDNFVDLQDYNLPDIAFVEDINGVWKTVVVLDKSIAFFPLRSIYMITGVFLLLAAAILLMIFLILTAKNRRTVELSNEVDAIADIYACVLKIDLKKDTLKLIRMNETRDDLMISQSSKTFKENARTMAETMFSDQSRNLVVSFMEPETLDARMQGVNSISQEFLDYKGCWMRIRFIAVEHDDKGKLSQVLLAFESIDEDRKRQESLRKKSETDSMTGIRNRGSGEAEIKRLMAEGRTGMFCLMDADNFKSINDNFGHKTGDKVIIAIAECMKSSFRNNDVVFRLGGDEFAAFSEGVISKKTGRLIIDRFFNNLDKISIPELGERKISMSVGASFYLCDNTDSFESLYTRADEGAYESKRREGSFVTFK from the coding sequence ATGCAAAGTCGAAAAAATAAGGTTGGCTTGGGCAGGATAGTCATTTATATTTCTGCTCTGGTTATCGTCATGGTAATTATAATTCGCATATTTAACGCTCTTTATGACGTGTCCAAACAGAATATCATAGGTATTTGGCGTAACAGGACAAGAGAAATGGCTCAGGAATTCAGCGCTTATCTGAGGATACCTATGGATGCTGTGTCTTTTTCTGCTGCAAAAATAAATGCCATGGAAGAAGAGGGTACTACTACTGAGGAGGTCGGTGCCTATCTCATTAATGAAACCGAGACCTATGCAAAGGTTATAAGAGACAATAATACAGGTGTTTATGGATACTATAAGGGAACATATCTTGATGGAAGCGGTTGGGAACCACCGGAGGACTATGATCCATTAAGCCGTCCCTGGTACATTGATGCAGTAAGAGGCGATGGGAAAATCGTTGCCGTAAAGCCATATATGAATCTCCAGACTTTTGCGTATATGATGTCTATCAGCCAGCTCCTTGATGACAAGGAGAGTGTGGTTTCCATGGATATTTACATTGATGGTGTTCAGAAAATGATGGAGGACAGCGCCAAGGACAAGACCATAAAGGAAGCTTTTGTTATTGACTATGATGGATATATCATTGCCCATTCGGAGGCTTCTCACCTCGAAAAGCACCTCTATGATGATGGAGAAGAGATTGATAAAAAGATCTATGATGCCATTCTTAATACAAACGACAACTTTGTTGATCTACAGGATTATAACCTGCCTGATATCGCTTTTGTTGAGGATATAAACGGCGTATGGAAAACTGTTGTTGTTCTCGACAAATCTATCGCTTTTTTTCCTCTAAGATCAATTTATATGATTACGGGGGTGTTTCTTTTACTTGCAGCAGCAATTCTTTTAATGATTTTCCTAATTCTTACTGCAAAAAACAGGCGCACAGTGGAGCTTAGTAATGAAGTTGATGCTATTGCAGATATTTATGCCTGTGTTCTGAAAATAGATCTGAAAAAAGATACCTTAAAGCTCATCAGAATGAATGAAACCAGGGATGACTTAATGATAAGTCAGTCCTCAAAGACCTTTAAGGAAAATGCAAGAACAATGGCGGAAACCATGTTCTCAGACCAATCCAGAAATCTGGTTGTAAGTTTTATGGAGCCTGAGACTCTTGATGCAAGAATGCAGGGTGTAAATTCAATTTCGCAGGAATTTTTGGACTATAAGGGATGCTGGATGCGCATCAGATTTATTGCTGTGGAGCACGATGATAAAGGTAAACTTTCTCAGGTGCTTCTTGCTTTCGAGTCCATTGACGAGGATAGAAAGCGCCAGGAAAGTCTCAGAAAAAAATCAGAGACAGACAGCATGACAGGAATCCGTAACAGAGGCAGCGGAGAAGCAGAAATTAAGCGCCTTATGGCTGAGGGAAGAACAGGCATGTTCTGCCTTATGGATGCTGATAATTTCAAATCTATAAATGACAATTTTGGCCATAAGACAGGCGATAAGGTAATCATCGCCATTGCTGAATGTATGAAGTCATCCTTCAGAAATAATGATGTGGTTTTCAGACTGGGCGGTGACGAGTTTGCAGCCTTTTCAGAGGGAGTTATAAGTAAGAAAACCGGTCGTTTGATCATAGACAGATTCTTTAATAATCTGGATAAAATCAGTATCCCTGAGCTGGGAGAGAGAAAAATAAGCATGAGTGTCGGAGCAAGCTTTTATTTATGTGATAATACTGACTCTTTTGAGTCCCTTTACACAAGAGCCGACGAGGGTGCTTACGAAAGCAAACGCCGGGAGGGATCATTTGTGACGTTTAAATGA
- a CDS encoding response regulator, with protein sequence MKHILLVDDDEDMLKIVSRWLERGGYEVSAVTSGRAALNSISEKAPDIILLDYGMPDMDGPATLNAIRENDSSKNIPVLFRTGKDDTSSQEIMENCRPAGVISKAEGKPKLLAAIAEILN encoded by the coding sequence ATGAAACATATTTTACTTGTGGATGATGATGAAGATATGCTAAAGATTGTGTCCAGGTGGCTTGAGCGCGGTGGATATGAGGTATCTGCGGTGACTTCGGGAAGAGCTGCGTTAAATTCAATTTCTGAAAAAGCACCTGACATTATTCTACTTGACTACGGAATGCCGGATATGGATGGTCCTGCCACGTTAAATGCTATAAGAGAGAATGACTCATCAAAAAATATCCCTGTCCTTTTCAGAACAGGGAAGGATGATACGTCATCTCAGGAAATCATGGAGAATTGCAGACCTGCCGGCGTAATATCGAAGGCGGAAGGAAAGCCAAAGCTCCTTGCGGCCATAGCTGAAATATTAAACTAA
- a CDS encoding response regulator — MEIIYVIEYNYNDVKNRYMKGTHMENNASRVLIVDDMPINRMILSSLLASKGVLSDQVESGRECLDICKEKSYDLILMDHRMPEMDGVDTFLALRKEFEKRGVNTPVICHTTEEGRTNINLYKASGFADVLIKPIDPKQLYEVLMTYLPEKSSLVQEVHERTVDSLISNMENSSVSDEELKEELDKLPIWLKTVPHINLVEGISNCETAEDYIDALYVFYSSIETKCRDIEKHLVCEDWTMYKLCVHSLKSMARLIGAKTLSAAAADLEEAAENGNYRKIRNETTQFLNTYRSFTNLLSKIKDDEDIKHLIHTSSEQSAKNEDADSDEDISKTILFVVGNTGIIPKSIEKALISAGFKVTVISDEPNMIIAYRSRVEQIIYYPETNDKSHIKLTMNLLGEMCQDDSKILCLAGDPQDIDIAMSAGGAARVSRFYKRPINMDTFIDDINYFSYLLSEYRRVKTIFIVDDDPDYLTIVDHWLSSVYHVSGFNSGDDLLKGLKATIPDLILLDYDMPNMDGYELMKRIRTNPDTNNIPIIFLTGKNDKEHVFRILEYKPDGYLLKSSQKDNLIDALQRFFSEDLFNNSLCTVWPTTM, encoded by the coding sequence ATGGAAATCATTTACGTTATTGAGTATAATTATAATGACGTAAAAAATCGTTATATGAAAGGAACTCATATGGAAAACAATGCGTCTCGGGTACTTATAGTCGATGATATGCCGATAAACAGAATGATTCTTTCTTCTCTTCTGGCATCAAAAGGTGTTTTGTCAGATCAGGTTGAGAGCGGTCGGGAGTGCCTTGATATCTGCAAGGAAAAATCCTACGATCTGATCCTTATGGATCATCGCATGCCTGAAATGGATGGGGTTGACACATTTTTAGCCCTCCGAAAGGAGTTCGAAAAAAGAGGTGTCAATACCCCTGTGATCTGTCACACCACAGAAGAGGGACGTACAAATATTAATCTTTACAAGGCATCCGGTTTTGCCGACGTTCTTATAAAGCCGATTGACCCCAAACAATTATATGAAGTGCTCATGACCTATCTTCCCGAAAAAAGCTCCCTTGTTCAGGAGGTTCATGAACGCACTGTAGATTCTCTTATTAGCAATATGGAAAACAGCTCCGTTTCTGATGAAGAGCTGAAAGAAGAACTGGACAAGCTTCCTATTTGGTTAAAAACCGTACCTCACATCAATCTTGTGGAAGGAATATCAAATTGCGAAACAGCTGAAGATTATATTGATGCACTTTATGTTTTCTATTCTTCTATTGAAACAAAGTGCCGGGATATCGAGAAGCATTTAGTATGCGAAGACTGGACCATGTATAAATTATGTGTCCATTCCTTAAAGAGCATGGCCCGGCTTATAGGCGCAAAAACCTTGTCAGCAGCAGCTGCAGACCTTGAGGAAGCAGCAGAAAACGGCAACTATAGAAAAATAAGGAATGAAACCACTCAGTTCCTTAATACCTACAGATCTTTCACTAATCTTCTTTCAAAAATAAAGGACGATGAGGATATAAAACATCTTATCCACACATCCTCTGAACAAAGTGCAAAAAACGAAGATGCGGATTCTGATGAAGACATTAGCAAAACCATCCTGTTTGTGGTGGGTAATACCGGAATAATCCCTAAGAGTATAGAAAAAGCTCTCATTTCCGCAGGCTTTAAGGTTACTGTTATTTCCGATGAGCCCAACATGATAATCGCTTATCGGTCCAGAGTGGAGCAGATTATTTACTATCCGGAGACCAATGATAAATCCCACATCAAATTAACAATGAACCTGCTTGGAGAAATGTGTCAGGATGATTCAAAGATTTTGTGTCTTGCGGGAGACCCTCAGGATATCGATATAGCCATGTCTGCGGGCGGAGCAGCCAGAGTATCGCGTTTTTACAAGCGCCCTATCAACATGGATACCTTTATTGATGATATTAATTATTTTTCATATCTGTTATCCGAGTATCGCAGGGTCAAGACGATATTCATCGTAGATGATGATCCTGATTATCTGACCATTGTAGATCACTGGCTTTCATCTGTTTACCATGTATCAGGCTTTAACAGTGGTGATGATCTGCTCAAAGGACTAAAAGCAACCATTCCCGATTTGATACTGCTTGATTATGATATGCCCAACATGGATGGATATGAGCTCATGAAAAGAATCCGGACCAATCCGGATACAAACAATATCCCTATCATTTTCCTCACAGGAAAAAATGATAAGGAGCATGTATTTAGAATCCTTGAATATAAACCCGACGGATATCTCCTTAAATCCTCTCAGAAGGACAACCTTATTGATGCCCTTCAGAGATTTTTCTCAGAGGATTTGTTTAATAATTCGTTATGTACTGTATGGCCAACTACCATGTAG